A stretch of the Mesorhizobium huakuii genome encodes the following:
- a CDS encoding D-sedoheptulose-7-phosphate isomerase translates to MSELNDYLVRSAAAITAMVERDLTGEMERAVSAVVTALSSGKALLIAGNGGSASDAIHIAGELVGRFLKERKAYNVIALPANAAVLTAWGNDYGFDTVFSRQVEAHGSAGGVLLAISTSGNSPSILAAAEQARMMDMTVIGLTGDTGGKLKPLCDILLNVPSTSTPIIQQGHLCLYHHLCEVVEARLSNG, encoded by the coding sequence ATGTCTGAACTGAACGACTATCTGGTCCGCTCGGCGGCAGCGATCACAGCCATGGTCGAGCGCGACCTGACCGGAGAGATGGAGCGTGCGGTGAGTGCCGTGGTGACCGCGCTTTCGTCAGGCAAGGCCTTGCTGATCGCCGGTAATGGCGGTTCGGCCAGCGACGCCATCCACATAGCCGGCGAACTGGTCGGCCGCTTCCTCAAGGAGCGCAAGGCCTACAATGTCATCGCGCTGCCGGCCAATGCCGCGGTGCTGACCGCCTGGGGCAATGATTACGGCTTCGACACGGTGTTCTCGCGCCAGGTCGAGGCGCACGGCTCGGCCGGCGGCGTGCTGCTGGCGATTTCGACCAGCGGCAATTCGCCGAGCATTCTCGCCGCCGCCGAACAGGCGCGGATGATGGACATGACGGTGATCGGCCTGACCGGCGACACCGGCGGCAAGCTCAAGCCGTTGTGCGACATCCTGCTCAACGTGCCCTCGACCTCGACGCCGATCATCCAGCAGGGGCATCTTTGCCTCTACCATCATCTCTGTGAGGTGGTCGAAGCGCGCCTGTCGAATGGCTGA
- the rfaE1 gene encoding D-glycero-beta-D-manno-heptose-7-phosphate kinase, translating into MIKHNPPSPEPLHRAIARFGGVTVLVVGDLILDRFVNGVIERISPEAPIPVLHGRGESSAMGGAGNVVANIVSLGARAIPVSVIGTDTAGDSLVRMLGELGAETAGLSQQRGRMTSSKSRFSALNQQVLRFDEEEIKPLDGAERAGLIRHFRAALAEADIVILSDYGKGILLDGVAAELIAICREAGKPVLVDPKGRDYARYAGATAVTPNRKELGEAVGHAVFADDEIVAAARELISAHGLDFVVATRSEKGMSVVGPDEARHIATQAREVFDVSGAGDTVIATFALALASGADPVAAASIANAAGGVVVGKRGTARLTVEELTGALFRSHGPTAHKDAILDAASAARMVAAWKEEGLSVGFTNGCFDILHAGHVSLLHAARSQCDRLVLGLNSDASVRRLKGPGRPVNDQHDRACVLAALASVDAVVVFEEDTPLALIEALLPDILVKGADYTIDTVVGADVVQKAGGRVVLVDLVAGKSTTGTIGKLRAGSTS; encoded by the coding sequence ATGATCAAGCACAATCCGCCTTCGCCCGAACCCTTGCACCGCGCCATTGCGCGCTTTGGCGGCGTCACCGTGTTGGTGGTCGGCGACCTCATCCTCGACCGCTTCGTCAACGGCGTCATCGAGCGGATTTCGCCTGAGGCGCCGATCCCGGTGCTGCATGGCCGCGGCGAAAGCTCGGCCATGGGCGGCGCCGGCAATGTCGTGGCCAACATCGTCTCGCTCGGCGCGCGTGCCATTCCGGTCTCGGTGATCGGCACCGACACGGCCGGCGACAGCCTGGTGCGGATGCTTGGCGAGCTTGGCGCCGAGACAGCGGGGCTTTCGCAGCAGCGCGGCCGCATGACCTCGTCGAAAAGCCGGTTCAGCGCGCTCAACCAGCAGGTGCTGCGCTTCGACGAGGAAGAGATCAAGCCGCTGGACGGGGCGGAACGGGCAGGGCTGATCCGGCATTTCCGTGCCGCACTCGCGGAAGCCGACATCGTCATCCTCTCCGATTACGGCAAGGGCATCCTGCTCGACGGCGTAGCCGCCGAACTGATCGCCATCTGCCGCGAGGCCGGCAAGCCGGTGTTGGTCGATCCGAAGGGCCGCGATTATGCCCGCTATGCCGGCGCGACCGCCGTCACGCCCAACCGCAAGGAGCTTGGCGAGGCCGTCGGCCATGCCGTGTTCGCCGATGACGAGATTGTCGCTGCAGCCCGCGAACTGATTTCGGCGCACGGCCTCGACTTCGTCGTCGCCACCCGCAGCGAAAAGGGCATGAGCGTCGTCGGCCCGGACGAGGCGCGCCACATCGCCACCCAGGCGCGCGAAGTGTTCGACGTCTCGGGCGCCGGCGACACGGTGATAGCGACGTTCGCGCTGGCGCTCGCATCGGGCGCCGATCCGGTCGCGGCGGCCTCGATCGCCAATGCCGCCGGCGGCGTCGTGGTCGGAAAACGCGGCACCGCGCGGCTGACGGTCGAGGAACTCACCGGCGCGCTGTTCCGCTCGCACGGACCGACCGCCCACAAGGACGCCATCCTCGATGCCGCATCGGCCGCGCGCATGGTGGCGGCCTGGAAGGAAGAGGGCCTGAGCGTCGGCTTCACCAATGGCTGTTTCGATATTTTGCATGCCGGCCATGTCAGCCTGCTGCACGCGGCGCGCAGCCAGTGCGACCGGCTGGTGCTCGGCTTGAACAGCGATGCCTCGGTGCGGCGGCTGAAAGGGCCGGGCCGCCCGGTCAACGACCAGCATGACCGCGCCTGTGTGCTCGCGGCCCTGGCCTCGGTAGATGCCGTCGTGGTGTTCGAGGAGGATACGCCGCTGGCGCTGATCGAGGCGCTGCTGCCCGACATATTGGTCAAGGGCGCGGACTATACGATCGACACCGTGGTCGGCGCCGATGTGGTGCAGAAGGCCGGCGGACGCGTCGTGCTGGTCGATCTCGTCGCCGGTAAGAGCACCACCGGCACCATCGGCAAATTGCGCGCCGGCTCTACAAGCTGA
- a CDS encoding LysE family translocator, with product MPSTELLIAFFATTAIFAYIPGPAMLYAAAQTMARGRWSGLTAALGIHLGGYVHVFAAAAGLSVLFHAVPPLYMAVKLVGALYLIWLGVSLFRKRVEGDVALPAIERKSARRALFESITVEVLNPKTAIFFMAFLPQFIDASAAFPVWLQFVVLGTIVNLMFSSADIVCVFLAGLVIGRLRRSSRVQRLMQRAGGAVLVGLGVHVALQKS from the coding sequence ATGCCGTCGACCGAATTGCTCATTGCGTTTTTCGCCACCACGGCGATCTTTGCCTATATCCCCGGTCCGGCTATGCTTTATGCCGCGGCGCAGACGATGGCGCGCGGGCGCTGGTCTGGCCTGACGGCGGCACTTGGCATCCATCTCGGTGGCTATGTGCATGTCTTTGCCGCCGCGGCCGGCCTGTCGGTGCTGTTTCATGCCGTGCCGCCGCTTTACATGGCGGTCAAGCTTGTGGGCGCGCTGTATTTGATCTGGCTCGGCGTCTCGCTGTTCCGCAAGCGTGTCGAGGGCGACGTGGCACTGCCCGCCATCGAGCGGAAATCGGCACGCCGCGCGCTTTTCGAGAGCATCACCGTCGAGGTGCTCAATCCCAAGACGGCGATCTTCTTCATGGCGTTCCTGCCGCAGTTCATCGACGCCTCGGCGGCGTTTCCAGTCTGGCTGCAATTCGTCGTGCTCGGCACCATCGTCAATTTGATGTTCTCCTCGGCCGACATTGTCTGCGTGTTCCTTGCCGGCCTGGTGATCGGCCGGCTGCGGCGTTCGAGCCGGGTGCAGCGGCTGATGCAGCGGGCCGGCGGGGCCGTGCTGGTCGGGCTCGGCGTTCACGTTGCCCTGCAGAAAAGCTGA
- a CDS encoding type II toxin-antitoxin system Phd/YefM family antitoxin: MKHYPSTDLKQNLGDVLAAASQQPVSITRHNKPRYVLMSIEAYEARFGSDSRTVYAAGDAPLDHVEMLEEYAAELDRD; the protein is encoded by the coding sequence ATGAAACACTATCCATCCACCGATCTGAAACAGAATCTCGGCGATGTGCTTGCGGCTGCCAGCCAGCAGCCCGTCTCCATCACTCGTCACAACAAGCCGAGATATGTCCTGATGAGCATCGAGGCTTACGAGGCTCGCTTCGGCAGCGACAGCCGGACAGTCTACGCTGCGGGGGATGCACCGCTGGACCATGTGGAGATGCTTGAGGAGTACGCTGCGGAATTGGACCGTGATTAA
- a CDS encoding NAD-dependent epimerase/dehydratase family protein translates to MERQVHDGGEFCLFEAAVACLPGAACALPLRLLGLGLWWRFEFREEPALERPLNVYAYSKKLFDDYVRRTVFDTDHSQVAGLRYFNVYGPRETHKGAMASVAFHLFNQVERGENPKLFGAYDGFGPGEQSRDFIHVGDVADVNLWLWKRGSSGIFNCGTGRAQPFRAIAETVIDTLGKGEIEFIPFPDHLKGSYQSFTQADMSRLRAAGYNGQFRTVETGVRDYVEWLKAQRSS, encoded by the coding sequence GTGGAACGGCAAGTTCATGATGGAGGTGAATTTTGCTTATTCGAAGCGGCTGTTGCATGCCTGCCAGGCGCTGCGTGTGCCCTTCCTCTACGCCTCCTCGGCCTCGGTCTATGGTGGCGGTTCGAGTTTCGCGAAGAACCGGCGCTCGAGCGGCCGCTCAACGTCTATGCCTATTCGAAGAAACTGTTCGACGACTATGTCAGGCGCACCGTCTTCGACACCGACCATTCGCAGGTCGCCGGCCTGCGCTATTTCAACGTCTATGGGCCGCGCGAGACGCATAAGGGCGCCATGGCCTCCGTCGCCTTCCATCTGTTCAACCAGGTCGAGCGCGGCGAAAATCCGAAACTATTCGGCGCTTATGACGGTTTCGGCCCCGGCGAACAGAGCCGCGACTTCATCCATGTCGGCGATGTCGCCGACGTCAATCTATGGCTGTGGAAGCGGGGCTCGAGCGGCATCTTCAACTGCGGCACCGGCCGCGCCCAACCCTTCCGCGCCATCGCCGAAACGGTGATCGACACGCTGGGCAAGGGCGAGATCGAATTCATCCCCTTCCCCGATCACCTCAAGGGCAGCTACCAGAGCTTCACGCAAGCTGATATGTCCCGTTTGCGCGCGGCCGGTTATAATGGCCAATTCCGGACAGTCGAAACCGGTGTCAGAGACTATGTCGAATGGCTGAAAGCCCAACGATCCTCGTGA
- the waaF gene encoding lipopolysaccharide heptosyltransferase II, with product MAESPTILVIGPRWVGDMVMAQCLFSALKELHPNAAIDVLAPAWAAPLVKRMPEIRQQIDLPLKPGALEFTIRRRFGRLLRGRYDIAYILPGSWKSALIPFFARIPRRFGHLREMRYGLLTDIVPLPDAVKRRTAQAYFSLAKGGGFRAPHLTVDAGNQASLLDRFGLAPQKFVALMPGAEFGPAKRWPSESYAGLAREFMGKGLKVALFGSKNDRDVTAEIAALAPGVVDLAGQTRLEDAIDLIAAARLAVSNDSGLMHVAAGVGTPIVAVYGSTSPENTPPLAERRELVWLHLSCSPCHQKVCPLGHLNCLKTLQVGQVAAAAERLLELPAEA from the coding sequence ATGGCTGAAAGCCCAACGATCCTCGTGATCGGCCCACGCTGGGTGGGCGACATGGTGATGGCGCAGTGCCTGTTCTCGGCGCTGAAAGAACTCCATCCCAACGCCGCGATCGACGTGCTGGCGCCCGCCTGGGCCGCACCGCTGGTCAAGCGCATGCCCGAAATCCGCCAGCAGATCGACTTGCCGCTGAAGCCCGGCGCGCTCGAATTCACCATTCGCCGCCGCTTCGGCCGCCTGCTGCGCGGCCGCTACGACATAGCTTACATTCTGCCCGGCAGCTGGAAATCGGCGCTGATCCCGTTCTTTGCCCGCATCCCGCGCCGCTTCGGCCATCTGCGCGAAATGCGCTATGGCCTGCTGACCGACATCGTGCCGCTGCCGGACGCCGTGAAACGGCGCACCGCGCAGGCCTATTTCAGCCTCGCCAAGGGCGGCGGTTTCCGCGCTCCCCACCTGACCGTGGATGCCGGCAACCAGGCCAGCCTGCTCGACCGTTTCGGGCTGGCGCCGCAGAAATTCGTGGCCCTTATGCCTGGCGCCGAGTTCGGCCCGGCCAAGCGCTGGCCGAGCGAAAGCTATGCCGGCCTTGCCCGCGAATTCATGGGTAAGGGATTGAAGGTCGCCCTGTTCGGTTCGAAGAACGACCGCGACGTCACCGCAGAGATCGCCGCTCTTGCCCCCGGCGTCGTCGATCTCGCCGGCCAGACGCGGCTGGAGGACGCCATCGACCTGATCGCGGCGGCAAGGCTGGCGGTCTCCAACGACAGCGGGCTGATGCATGTCGCGGCGGGCGTCGGCACGCCGATCGTCGCCGTCTACGGCTCGACCTCGCCCGAAAACACGCCACCGCTGGCGGAGCGGCGCGAACTGGTGTGGCTGCATCTCTCCTGCTCGCCGTGTCACCAGAAGGTCTGCCCGCTCGGCCATCTCAACTGCCTGAAGACATTGCAAGTCGGGCAGGTCGCGGCGGCGGCGGAGCGGCTGCTGGAACTTCCGGCCGAGGCATGA
- the waaC gene encoding lipopolysaccharide heptosyltransferase I: MKVLIVKTSSMGDVIHTFPAVEDASLHRPDVSFDWCVEEAFAGIVALHPAIGRIHTVAIRRWRKALFKGGTWREAAALRRTLRACRYDLVIDAQGLLKSALVARQAGAPIAGFDRSSAREPSATLFYDVTYGVPRDLHAIERTRRLFGLALGYQPDLSTLNSGIVPPPGGLAAITGKTAFLLHGTSREDKKWPVENWIGTARLLVERGMTPVTTWSNEREKAVAQAIAKAVPSTVVVPKSPLADIAAILGRSTLVIGADTGLTHLASAFGLPTVAVFLATEPGLTGPRGPYASTLLAAAEGRVTPAEVMAEVERLLILRLQAPA; encoded by the coding sequence ATGAAGGTCCTGATCGTCAAGACATCGTCGATGGGCGATGTCATCCACACCTTTCCGGCCGTCGAGGATGCCAGCCTCCACCGGCCGGATGTATCCTTCGACTGGTGCGTCGAGGAGGCGTTCGCCGGCATCGTCGCGCTGCACCCGGCGATCGGCAGGATTCACACGGTCGCCATCCGGCGCTGGCGCAAGGCGCTGTTCAAGGGGGGCACCTGGCGCGAAGCGGCCGCGCTGCGCCGCACCTTGCGCGCATGCCGCTACGACCTGGTCATCGATGCGCAGGGCTTGCTGAAATCGGCCCTGGTGGCAAGGCAGGCCGGCGCGCCGATCGCCGGCTTCGACCGCTCGAGCGCGCGCGAACCCTCGGCGACGCTGTTTTATGACGTCACCTACGGCGTGCCACGCGACCTGCACGCCATCGAACGGACACGGCGGCTGTTCGGGCTGGCGCTGGGCTATCAGCCCGATCTGTCGACGCTCAACTCCGGCATCGTGCCACCACCCGGTGGCCTGGCCGCCATCACCGGAAAAACCGCCTTCCTGCTGCACGGCACCAGCCGCGAAGACAAGAAATGGCCTGTCGAAAACTGGATCGGAACCGCCCGCCTGCTGGTCGAGCGCGGCATGACGCCGGTCACCACCTGGTCGAACGAGCGTGAGAAAGCCGTGGCTCAAGCCATAGCCAAGGCCGTGCCGTCCACGGTCGTGGTGCCAAAGTCCCCACTGGCCGACATCGCCGCCATCCTCGGCCGCTCAACGCTGGTGATCGGCGCCGATACGGGATTGACCCATCTCGCCAGCGCCTTCGGCCTGCCGACGGTCGCGGTGTTTTTGGCGACCGAGCCGGGTTTGACCGGCCCGCGCGGGCCTTATGCGTCGACGCTGCTAGCTGCAGCAGAGGGGCGTGTGACGCCGGCTGAGGTGATGGCGGAAGTGGAGAGGCTGCTGATTCTTAGATTACAAGCGCCGGCCTAG
- the greA gene encoding transcription elongation factor GreA, translated as MNKVPMTGEGFASLKEELRWRQQEERPRIIEAISEARSHGDLSENAEYHAAKEAQSLNEGRVNELEDLIARAEVIDVTKLSGDKVKFGATVVLVDEDTEEKKTYQIVGDQEADVKSGRISISSPIARALIGKEVGDAIEVNAPGGARGYEIVQVQFI; from the coding sequence ATGAACAAGGTCCCGATGACAGGCGAGGGGTTCGCGTCATTGAAGGAAGAACTGCGTTGGCGCCAGCAGGAAGAGCGCCCGCGCATCATCGAGGCGATCTCCGAAGCGCGCTCGCATGGCGACCTGTCCGAAAATGCTGAGTATCATGCCGCCAAGGAGGCGCAGAGCCTCAATGAGGGCCGTGTCAACGAGCTCGAGGATCTGATCGCGCGCGCCGAGGTGATCGACGTCACCAAGCTCAGCGGTGACAAGGTCAAGTTCGGCGCCACCGTCGTGCTGGTCGACGAGGACACCGAGGAAAAGAAGACCTACCAGATCGTCGGCGACCAGGAAGCCGACGTGAAGTCCGGCCGCATTTCGATCTCCTCACCGATCGCACGCGCGCTCATCGGCAAGGAAGTCGGCGACGCCATCGAGGTCAATGCGCCCGGTGGTGCCAGGGGGTATGAGATCGTCCAGGTGCAGTTTATCTAG
- a CDS encoding tetratricopeptide repeat protein — MHKRMLIQAATALVALQFFAVPVFAAGSSSGGSDQTVTQCKKGEVWDKKKKKCVAPQEGMLDDDSIYDAGHALAMAGRYDEAISVLTLAANKQDPRILNYLGYSHRHSGRVTVGLGYYEEALRIDPNYTLVREYLGEAHLQIGDLAGAQQQLMEIEKRTGKGSREYGMLSEQIDHFMRS; from the coding sequence ATGCATAAAAGAATGCTGATCCAGGCGGCGACTGCTCTTGTCGCGCTGCAGTTCTTCGCTGTCCCGGTGTTCGCGGCGGGCAGTAGCAGTGGCGGCAGCGACCAGACTGTCACCCAGTGCAAGAAGGGAGAGGTCTGGGACAAGAAGAAGAAAAAGTGTGTCGCCCCTCAGGAAGGCATGCTGGACGACGACAGCATCTATGATGCAGGCCACGCGCTGGCGATGGCCGGGCGTTATGATGAGGCGATTTCGGTGCTGACCCTTGCCGCCAACAAGCAGGATCCCCGCATTCTCAACTATCTCGGCTATTCGCACCGCCATTCCGGCCGTGTCACCGTCGGCCTCGGTTATTACGAGGAAGCGCTGCGCATCGACCCGAACTACACGCTGGTGCGCGAATATCTCGGCGAAGCGCATCTGCAGATCGGCGATTTGGCCGGCGCCCAGCAGCAGCTGATGGAAATCGAGAAGCGCACCGGCAAGGGATCGCGCGAATACGGCATGCTGTCCGAGCAGATCGACCATTTCATGCGGAGCTGA
- a CDS encoding DUF3775 domain-containing protein, with amino-acid sequence MQRRLEKDWDLTIGPDTVRLFILKAKALSAAVNEDYADGAEHEIEFDGDTHDNHHHDGLAEESSENLTEEELRELINDLNVDEAAELIALAWVGRGDYDASEWVDAVTAARERANKRTAKYLLGMPLLADWLEEGLEAIGA; translated from the coding sequence GTGCAGCGGCGGCTTGAAAAGGACTGGGACCTTACGATCGGCCCCGACACCGTGCGCCTGTTCATCCTCAAGGCCAAGGCCCTGAGTGCCGCCGTCAACGAGGATTACGCCGACGGCGCCGAACACGAGATCGAATTCGACGGCGACACGCACGACAATCATCATCATGACGGCCTTGCCGAGGAAAGCTCGGAAAACCTGACCGAGGAGGAGCTGCGCGAGCTGATCAACGACCTCAATGTCGATGAAGCCGCCGAACTGATCGCGCTCGCCTGGGTCGGCCGTGGCGACTATGACGCCTCGGAATGGGTGGATGCCGTGACGGCGGCACGTGAACGCGCCAACAAGCGCACGGCGAAATACCTGCTTGGCATGCCGCTGCTTGCCGATTGGCTGGAAGAAGGCCTCGAAGCGATCGGCGCGTAA
- a CDS encoding extensin family protein yields the protein MPIPTQRPDTADPEAQPPAVAPQPPEKPADAGDEKMLPDPRSADRPGEKMPAEEVACRARLKALGVEFEEHKAESSPEIGCAIPYPLVLKSLGKSIAIAPGTELNCPMAEAAARFAADVVQPAAKAEFGADLKSINQASAFVCRPRHGTRKLSEHAFGNALDIASFTLSDGSKVEVGPTPPEKDGKFLNAVRKAACGPFKTVLGPGADADHALHFHLDLEPRRHGGTYCQ from the coding sequence GTGCCGATCCCGACACAAAGGCCCGACACCGCTGACCCTGAGGCTCAGCCGCCGGCTGTTGCGCCGCAGCCGCCTGAAAAACCGGCGGATGCCGGCGACGAGAAGATGCTTCCCGACCCGCGCTCGGCCGACCGGCCGGGCGAAAAGATGCCCGCCGAGGAAGTCGCCTGCCGCGCGCGGCTGAAGGCGCTCGGCGTCGAATTCGAGGAGCACAAGGCGGAAAGCAGTCCCGAAATCGGCTGCGCGATCCCCTACCCCCTTGTGCTGAAGAGCCTTGGCAAATCGATCGCCATCGCCCCCGGCACCGAGCTCAACTGCCCGATGGCCGAGGCAGCGGCGCGGTTTGCCGCCGACGTCGTCCAGCCGGCGGCGAAAGCCGAATTCGGTGCCGACCTCAAATCGATCAACCAGGCTTCGGCCTTTGTCTGCCGGCCGCGCCACGGCACCAGGAAACTGTCGGAGCACGCCTTCGGCAACGCGCTCGACATCGCCAGCTTCACCTTGTCGGACGGCAGCAAGGTTGAGGTCGGTCCAACGCCGCCCGAGAAGGACGGCAAATTCCTCAACGCCGTCCGCAAGGCCGCCTGCGGGCCCTTCAAGACCGTGCTCGGACCCGGCGCCGACGCGGACCACGCCTTGCATTTCCACCTCGATCTCGAGCCACGCCGGCACGGCGGCACGTACTGCCAATAG